Proteins from a genomic interval of Papaver somniferum cultivar HN1 chromosome 4, ASM357369v1, whole genome shotgun sequence:
- the LOC113273875 gene encoding protein MOTHER of FT and TFL1-like: MMAGTDDSNNNWVDPRQVDPLVVGKVIGDVVDMFVPRLNISVCYGSKHLTIGCEIKPSVAVDPPKVQISGSPQHLYTLVMVDPDAPSPSEPTMREYIHWIVVDVPGGTSPSEGKEVVRYMGPKPPVGMHRYVMVVFMQKGELKMVVEEPASRAHFNTGNFAQQYDLGIPVSAFYFNSQKE; this comes from the exons ATGATGGCCGGCACTGATGATTCTAATAACAATTGGGTGGATCCAAGACAAGTTGATCCACTAGTGGTTGGGAAAGTGATAGGAGATGTAGTTGACATGTTTGTACCGAGATTAAACATATCTGTTTGTTACGGCTCTAAGCATCTCACTATTGGTTGCGAAATTAAGCCTTCCGTTGCTGTTGATCCTCCTAAAGTTCAGATTTCTGGTTCTCCTCAACATCTCTATACGCTG GTGATGGTAGATCCTGATGCCCCTAGCCCAAGCGAACCCACCATGCGAGAGTATATTCACTG GATTGTAGTGGATGTTCCAGGTGGTACAAGCCCATCCGAAG GGAAAGAGGTAGTAAGATACATGGGGCCAAAACCACCAGTGGGGATGCATAGGTATGTGATGGTGGTGTTCATGCAGAAGGGCGAGCTTAAAATGGTTGTGGAGGAACCTGCGTCCCGCGCACACTTTAACACTGGGAACTTTGCTCAACAGTATGATCTTGGAATACCTGTCTCGGCTTTCTACTTCAACTCTCAGAAAGAATGA